The following are from one region of the Amia ocellicauda isolate fAmiCal2 chromosome 1, fAmiCal2.hap1, whole genome shotgun sequence genome:
- the LOC136755448 gene encoding uncharacterized protein LOC136755448: protein MSYSVVAFQSQLAAVMEILVKATVCEITKLVEGSFADLHIEIVQSKEENETLKMRLQLLEIELGAQREYSSSSAQITGPSPNGHRTGAEPVYPEDTGADVTAATPEEADELEPIIIKEEETELCQDTLRLTGLDSPHTPEDWPGHQSTNENKQDSEQMPVNVPEGISTQTEDVFKEINDSEQLKEYEGHRPDSLNIKQEKCEGVGLPICLKGAEEVAALSVSPTEPQHCELEWGCSLRLDVEPTPTQGHRQLTPQHRPRLEDLPGLESVYMADTEGLGPGNDSHSEACGHGKEEMSGLDFLIAEQETELQSVLGSEMHHGGSKEEKALDKVPPHPGSCPHIDPEVDELMSVVIKEEIETQQVNGEECPTGELDVNFRRSCGEGAEWRLGWGPGQGVPRDFWELLRPGPGKGQGGGGTEGVAMPHSPSHSTHPQVPSSSHLARSTAHSSNRCPQCGKSFSTAGNLKIHQRIHKGERLYCCAQCGKRFSHPGNLKAHQRIHTGERPYRCPQCGKCFIQSGDLQRHQRIHTGERPYVCAQCGKSFSHSGNLKAHQRIHTGERSFPCAQCGKSFTSPECLRRHQQVHLGELLRPVWEEF, encoded by the exons ATGTCTTATTCTGTGGTAGCGTTTCAGAGCCAGCTCGCCGCTGTTATGGAGATCCTGGTCAAAGCCACGGTGTGTGAAATCACCAAACTGGTGGAGGGCAGCTTTGCGGATTTACACATCGAAATAGTGCAAAGCAAGGAAGAAAACGAGACCCTGAAGATGAGATTGCAGTTGCTGGAGATAGAGCTGGGAGCACAACGGGAATATAGCAGCAGCAGCGCACAGATAACGGGACCATCTCCAAACGGCCACCGTACCGGAGCCGAGCCGGTGTATCCCGAGGACACCGGGGCAGACGTCACAGCAGCGACGCCTG AGGAGGCTGATGAACTTGAGCCAATCATCATTAAAGAGGAGGAGACCGAACTCTGCCAAGATACTCTTCGCCTCACTGGCCTGGATTCTCCACACACTCCAGAGGACTGGCCAGGGCACCAGTCCACCAATGAGAACAAACAGGACAGTGAACAAATGCCAGTTAATGTGCCAGAAGGCATTTCAACACAGACTGAGGATGTCTTTAAGGAGATCAATGACTCGGAACAGCTTAAGGAGTATGAAGGACACAGGCCTGATTCTCTGAATATCAAACAGGAGAAATGTGAAGGTGTGGGATTACCAATCTGTTTGAAAG GAGCTGAGGAGGTTGCAGCTCTCTCCGTGTCTCCCACCGAGCCGCAGCACTGTGAACTGGAGTGGGGCTGCAGTCTGAGGCTGGACGTGGAGCCCACACCTACACAAGGCCATCGGCAGCTCactccacagcacagacccaGACTAGAGGACCTTCCTGGGCTGGagtctgtatacatggctgacACAGAGGGTTTGGGCCCCGGGAATGACAGTCACAGTGAAGCCTGTGGGCACGGAAAGGAGGAGATGAGTGGGCTGGACTTTCTAATAGCAGAACAGGAGACTGAGCTGCAGTCTGTTCTTGGGTCTGAGATGCATCACGGTGGATCGAAAGAGGAAAAGGCCCTGGATAAAGTACCCCCACACCCAGGATCCTGCCCCCACATTGACCCAGAGGTGGATGAGTTAATGTCTGTTGTCATCAAAGAGGAGATTGAGACCCAACAGGTTAACGGGGAGGAATGCCCAACTGGAGAGCTGGATGTTAATTTCAGGCGGTCATGTGGAGAAGGGGCGGAATGGCGACTAGGATGGGGGCCGGGGCAAGGTGTCCCGCGGGACTTTTGGGAGCTCCTAAGGCCTGGCCCAGGCAAGGGGCAGGGCGGAGGTGGGACAGAGGGAGTTGCGATGCCTCACAGCCCCTCCCACAGCACCCATCCCCAAGTTCCCTCGTCCAGCCACCTCGCCCGCTCTACTGCCCACTCTAGCAACCGCTGCCCCCAGTGCGGCAAGAGCTTCAGCACGGCTGGCAACCTGAAGATCCACCAGCGCATCCACAAGGGCGAGCGGCTCTACTGTTGTGCCCAGTGTGGAAAGCGCTTCAGCCACCCGGGGAACCTCAAGGCCCACCAGCGCATCCACACAGGGGAGAGACCCTACCGCTGCCCCCAGTGCGGAAAGTGCTTCATCCAGTCTGGGGACCTGCAGCGGCACCAGCGCATCCACACGGGTGAGCGGCCCTACGTCTGCGCCCAGTGTGGCAAGAGCTTCAGCCACTCGGGGAACCTCAAAGCCCACCAGCGTATCCACACTGGGGAGAGATCCTTCCcttgtgcccagtgtgggaagagcttcaccAGCCCTGAGTGCCTACGGAGACACCAGCAAGTTCACCTGGGAGAGCTCCTGCggccagtgtgggaagagttctGA